In Pleurocapsa sp. PCC 7319, the following are encoded in one genomic region:
- a CDS encoding dienelactone hydrolase family protein — protein sequence MGVAISSQWTKVHNQDLAIDAYLAMPSTAGTYPAIVVIQEIFGVNEHIRNITERLAQEGYVAIAPAIYQRQAPGFETGYTNEATQIGRKYKTQTQASELISDIQATINYLHSLPQVEHGSVGTIGFCFGGHVVYLAATLPDIAATASFYGAQIATWSPGDGEPTIKHTKEIKGTIYAFFGTKDPLIPNEQTEQIEAELIKHSIPHQIFRYQGATHGFMCDHRDSYNPDAAKDAWIKVLDLFSQKLSRG from the coding sequence ATGGGAGTGGCAATATCTAGCCAGTGGACAAAAGTCCATAATCAAGATTTGGCAATAGATGCTTATCTAGCAATGCCAAGCACAGCAGGAACTTATCCCGCTATTGTGGTAATTCAAGAAATCTTTGGGGTCAATGAACATATTCGGAATATTACCGAGAGATTAGCCCAAGAAGGATATGTCGCGATCGCTCCGGCAATTTATCAACGTCAAGCACCTGGTTTTGAAACGGGTTATACCAATGAAGCAACTCAAATTGGTAGAAAATATAAAACTCAAACTCAAGCCAGCGAACTAATTAGCGATATTCAAGCAACCATTAACTATCTCCACAGTCTGCCCCAAGTCGAGCATGGCAGTGTTGGTACAATTGGTTTCTGCTTTGGGGGTCATGTGGTGTATCTAGCTGCTACTCTCCCAGATATTGCGGCAACAGCCTCTTTTTATGGAGCCCAGATTGCTACTTGGTCTCCTGGAGATGGTGAACCCACTATTAAACATACAAAAGAGATTAAGGGAACAATATATGCCTTTTTCGGAACCAAAGATCCGTTAATTCCTAATGAACAAACAGAGCAAATAGAAGCCGAATTAATTAAACATAGTATTCCTCATCAGATTTTTCGGTACCAGGGGGCGACTCATGGATTTATGTGCGATCATCGTGATAGCTATAATCCAGATGCAGCCAAAGATGCCTGGATAAAAGTGCTAGACTTATTTAGCCAAAAGCTATCACGAGGATAA
- a CDS encoding S1 RNA-binding domain-containing protein has protein sequence MSDSTSSPKSAQAFSMEDFENALQEYNYEFVKGQKVQGTIVQITSDGAYIDIGGKSPGFVPTNEAALGFVDDLETILPVGETREFLIIREQDSEGQVTLSIRQMALNQAWADIKEMAETGKSTQMRVTGANKGGVTGEVAGLRAFIPRSHLQQRDNLESLAGQLLTATFLEVNQETKKLVLSQRDAMRAVAMDNITEGALMAGKIVNIKPYGVFVDLQGATGLLHIKEISNARIESLNRLFEVGQEIKVVIKQIDEYQNRMSLSIKALEEYPGENIEKLEQVMSNAEERWEKAQNSASEAQTDA, from the coding sequence ATGTCTGATTCAACATCCTCCCCCAAGTCGGCTCAAGCTTTCTCCATGGAAGACTTTGAGAATGCCCTGCAAGAATACAATTATGAGTTTGTTAAAGGGCAAAAAGTACAGGGAACGATAGTTCAGATTACCTCTGACGGAGCATATATTGATATTGGAGGTAAATCTCCCGGTTTTGTTCCTACTAATGAAGCAGCTTTGGGTTTTGTTGATGACCTGGAAACAATTTTACCCGTGGGTGAAACCAGAGAATTTCTAATTATTCGCGAACAAGATTCCGAGGGACAGGTGACTCTCTCCATTCGTCAGATGGCATTGAATCAGGCTTGGGCAGATATCAAAGAAATGGCGGAAACTGGCAAATCAACTCAGATGAGAGTAACAGGAGCGAATAAGGGAGGAGTAACGGGAGAGGTAGCTGGATTACGAGCCTTTATTCCGCGATCGCATCTACAACAAAGAGATAATCTGGAATCTCTTGCGGGTCAACTTTTAACCGCTACCTTTTTGGAAGTAAACCAAGAAACTAAAAAATTAGTGCTATCCCAAAGAGATGCTATGCGTGCCGTAGCAATGGACAACATCACTGAAGGAGCATTGATGGCAGGCAAAATAGTTAACATCAAGCCCTATGGTGTTTTTGTCGATTTACAAGGAGCGACGGGATTACTACATATAAAAGAAATTAGTAACGCTCGTATTGAATCCTTAAATCGCCTCTTTGAAGTTGGACAAGAAATTAAAGTGGTAATTAAACAAATTGATGAATATCAAAATCGGATGTCTCTTTCGATTAAAGCTTTAGAAGAATATCCTGGAGAAAATATCGAAAAACTAGAACAAGTAATGTCCAACGCCGAGGAAAGATGGGAAAAGGCGCAAAATTCAGCTTCTGAAGCTCAGACTGATGCTTAA
- a CDS encoding PCP reductase family protein, whose protein sequence is MRNFNLTDDLYWTPQAQAKLRMIPFFARPQARQKVEQLARAAELEEVTAEIVEQARIEFGQ, encoded by the coding sequence ATGAGGAACTTTAATTTAACCGATGACCTATATTGGACACCTCAGGCTCAAGCCAAACTAAGAATGATTCCTTTCTTTGCTCGTCCCCAAGCACGACAAAAAGTTGAACAATTAGCTCGTGCCGCGGAGTTAGAAGAAGTTACTGCTGAGATCGTCGAACAAGCACGAATTGAGTTTGGACAATAA
- a CDS encoding DUF3143 domain-containing protein, whose amino-acid sequence MTLPEANTPLYNHTLPTIENWLQSKGCNQDRENLHCWYLKNSAWKAEICLDIEELTVRYYDTQQESQNNLCRSFKYSLSRQDIEAAVFSGP is encoded by the coding sequence ATGACTCTACCAGAAGCCAATACCCCTTTATACAATCACACATTACCAACTATTGAAAACTGGCTACAAAGTAAAGGCTGTAATCAAGATCGGGAAAACCTTCACTGTTGGTATCTCAAAAATTCTGCCTGGAAAGCCGAAATTTGTTTAGATATCGAAGAATTGACGGTACGCTACTATGATACTCAACAAGAAAGCCAGAATAATCTTTGCCGTTCTTTTAAGTATTCTCTAAGTCGTCAGGATATCGAAGCAGCAGTTTTTTCTGGACCTTAA
- a CDS encoding NAD-binding protein, producing the protein MKTINFLTNSRPKNLQFAVIGLGRFGRAVCTSLHKMGYEVLGTDIDEKLVTQALTQKIASHAIQLDSTEPESLKEAGIFEMDTVIVAIGNYLQESIITTLNVKEAGVELVVAKASSEIHGKVLRRVGADRVVFPENEAGCALASTLTQPAFLERFELDTENSIVEVLVPKAFHNQTLAQLDLRKRYGVNVLALSNGDKFITNLNPGQVLTEGLVMVVIGSNKNLQRLPI; encoded by the coding sequence TTGAAAACTATCAATTTCTTGACTAACTCACGTCCCAAAAATCTCCAGTTTGCAGTGATTGGTTTAGGACGTTTTGGTAGAGCAGTTTGCACTTCTCTACATAAGATGGGTTATGAAGTTTTGGGGACAGATATCGATGAGAAATTAGTCACCCAAGCTTTGACACAAAAAATTGCTTCTCATGCCATTCAATTAGATTCGACTGAGCCTGAATCCCTCAAAGAAGCTGGTATCTTTGAAATGGATACGGTCATAGTCGCGATCGGTAATTATCTTCAAGAAAGTATTATTACTACCCTTAATGTGAAGGAGGCTGGTGTTGAACTCGTGGTAGCCAAAGCTTCCTCCGAAATTCATGGTAAAGTGTTGCGACGTGTTGGTGCAGATCGAGTAGTCTTTCCCGAAAACGAAGCTGGTTGCGCCTTGGCTAGTACCTTGACCCAACCAGCTTTTTTAGAACGTTTTGAATTAGATACCGAAAACAGTATTGTTGAAGTTTTAGTTCCTAAAGCTTTCCATAATCAAACACTCGCTCAATTAGATCTACGTAAACGCTATGGTGTTAATGTCCTGGCACTTAGCAATGGCGATAAATTTATCACTAATCTCAATCCTGGACAAGTACTAACAGAAGGATTAGTAATGGTAGTAATCGGTAGCAACAAAAACCTTCAGCGTTTGCCGATTTGA
- a CDS encoding LuxR C-terminal-related transcriptional regulator — MRAGLKQLLSSQPQKSIVGMAEDGYRGVEAALSLKPNLAIIDVGMPHLDGIAATQQIKAALPDIKVVMLTSHTAETEIIASLSSGADAYCVKGVSLEKLLTAIATVEEGATYLDAQIAQKIVNHLQTNPAKKRNHHLGEQLSKRELEVLELIVEGCSNPEIGKRLNLSPNTIKSYVRSIMNKLMVSDRVQAAVIALRNGLVQ; from the coding sequence ATGCGGGCAGGATTAAAACAACTACTTTCATCCCAACCTCAAAAATCAATTGTGGGAATGGCAGAAGATGGCTATCGTGGAGTAGAAGCAGCATTATCTTTAAAACCTAACTTGGCAATTATCGACGTGGGAATGCCTCATCTTGATGGGATTGCAGCAACTCAACAGATTAAGGCAGCTTTGCCAGATATAAAGGTAGTCATGTTAACTTCCCATACCGCAGAGACCGAAATTATCGCTTCTCTGTCTAGTGGTGCTGATGCCTATTGTGTAAAAGGAGTAAGTCTAGAAAAATTACTTACGGCGATCGCTACGGTAGAAGAGGGGGCAACCTATCTTGATGCACAAATTGCGCAAAAAATTGTCAATCATCTCCAAACCAATCCAGCAAAAAAACGAAACCATCATCTAGGAGAGCAACTTTCAAAACGAGAGTTGGAGGTACTAGAGTTGATTGTCGAGGGCTGTAGTAACCCTGAAATTGGCAAGCGACTTAACTTAAGTCCGAACACAATTAAAAGCTACGTGCGAAGTATCATGAACAAATTAATGGTTAGCGATCGCGTGCAAGCAGCAGTCATCGCCTTACGCAATGGATTAGTCCAGTAA
- a CDS encoding sterol desaturase family protein: protein MQFIAYFIFAFIFGSFLEYWVHRLMHIYPIFGNEITAHFGHHRSNTTKGFFGDFLDFSLVSLLVLPAFIVSISFGIIMVLGTVAFAAFASYAHQIQHHNPTKCFWMEMPVHYVHHQNNQWDSNFGLAVDWWDRVFKTYKPVEWLSKEQISLLKSSIAEK from the coding sequence ATGCAATTCATCGCCTATTTTATATTTGCTTTTATTTTTGGTAGCTTCCTCGAATATTGGGTTCATCGTTTAATGCACATCTACCCCATATTTGGCAACGAAATTACAGCTCACTTTGGTCATCATCGCAGCAATACCACCAAAGGATTTTTCGGCGATTTCCTCGATTTTAGTTTGGTATCTTTATTAGTATTACCAGCTTTTATTGTTTCCATATCGTTCGGAATTATTATGGTTTTGGGTACAGTAGCATTTGCTGCATTTGCTTCTTATGCCCATCAAATACAGCACCATAATCCAACTAAATGCTTCTGGATGGAAATGCCCGTTCACTATGTTCATCATCAGAACAATCAATGGGATAGTAACTTTGGCTTAGCTGTAGATTGGTGGGATCGTGTTTTCAAAACTTATAAGCCCGTAGAGTGGCTTAGCAAAGAGCAAATTAGCCTACTAAAATCAAGCATCGCTGAAAAGTGA
- a CDS encoding sensor histidine kinase KdpD → MRLFSFLKVSQKFLHKQVRQPIQCWWKQIKADSVSPEYERWRHRFILKRLHLMIWVAIVTCLMSHWVSWTIIFPSYDPSSREYEFVQQNHTLINATTIISLLGLLLTFVLLKVALVRRYPTLILLWLTFILLLVPQVMNVIFFGQIGLYGYSWITVFSAGPILMPVKWRSHCLCQGIVLGHFGISYFVFGLRNSFVENEIDYFEAVYVTVVVCAIVNLGVFVYERFLKQEFELNRQLRLFVHTVSHDLRNPVLSTAFLLKSLRISSTEETIVKNETLDRIIESSDRQLKLIDSLLEAYTVENKGIVLHLSSVCLDTLIESVITQMQPFLERQKATVTQEIPVKLPLVKIDPLQVRRVYENLIANAIEHNPPGLHLTLKVELGDYILSNSPQKTVSDYWLYCTVSDNGEGIAPQQSSKLFDLYTCKSGIKQSLNVGLGLYICRQIVTAHRGQIGVNNTSTGACFWFTLPIAAKNSKSIDEITRS, encoded by the coding sequence ATGCGATTATTCTCATTCCTCAAGGTCAGTCAAAAATTTCTGCACAAACAAGTTAGACAGCCTATTCAATGTTGGTGGAAACAGATTAAAGCTGACTCAGTTTCTCCTGAGTACGAAAGATGGAGACATCGCTTCATCTTAAAGCGACTGCATCTAATGATTTGGGTTGCTATTGTTACTTGCTTGATGAGTCACTGGGTCAGTTGGACTATTATTTTTCCCTCTTACGACCCCAGTAGTCGTGAATATGAGTTTGTGCAACAGAATCATACCCTGATAAACGCGACAACCATAATTTCTCTCTTGGGATTGTTGTTGACCTTTGTCTTGCTCAAAGTTGCCCTCGTACGCCGATATCCAACTTTAATTTTATTGTGGCTGACCTTTATTTTGCTCTTAGTACCCCAAGTCATGAATGTAATTTTTTTCGGTCAAATTGGATTATATGGCTATAGCTGGATTACTGTTTTTTCTGCTGGACCAATTCTCATGCCTGTCAAATGGCGGTCGCATTGTCTCTGTCAAGGGATTGTTTTAGGGCACTTTGGAATTAGTTACTTTGTGTTTGGCTTGAGAAATTCCTTTGTCGAGAATGAGATAGACTATTTTGAAGCTGTTTACGTTACAGTAGTTGTTTGTGCGATCGTCAATCTGGGCGTTTTTGTTTATGAGAGATTCCTAAAGCAAGAATTTGAACTAAACCGACAGTTACGATTATTTGTGCATACTGTTTCACATGACTTGCGAAATCCAGTTTTAAGCACAGCCTTTTTACTCAAATCTCTACGCATTTCTTCTACTGAGGAAACGATAGTTAAAAACGAAACTTTAGATCGAATAATTGAAAGTAGCGATCGCCAATTGAAATTAATTGATTCTTTATTAGAAGCTTATACAGTTGAAAACAAAGGGATTGTGCTTCACCTTAGTTCAGTTTGTCTAGATACTCTCATTGAGTCGGTAATTACACAAATGCAACCTTTTCTAGAGCGACAAAAAGCCACAGTAACTCAAGAAATACCAGTCAAACTTCCTCTTGTTAAGATCGATCCATTACAAGTTAGACGAGTTTACGAAAATCTGATTGCTAATGCCATAGAACATAATCCACCAGGATTGCATTTAACTCTTAAAGTCGAATTGGGGGATTATATTTTGTCAAATAGCCCACAAAAAACCGTCTCAGACTATTGGCTTTACTGCACTGTCAGCGATAATGGGGAAGGGATTGCACCACAACAAAGCTCTAAATTATTTGACCTATATACTTGCAAATCTGGTATTAAACAGTCTCTCAATGTTGGTTTAGGACTCTATATCTGTCGGCAGATCGTTACCGCTCACCGAGGACAAATTGGCGTGAATAATACCTCAACAGGAGCTTGTTTCTGGTTTACTCTACCAATCGCTGCGAAAAACAGTAAATCAATCGATGAGATAACTAGAAGTTAG
- a CDS encoding serine hydrolase, with the protein MTQKAIQPDDLFNISSISKSDTSAIILKLQKEGILSLDDTLEQWLPEVMSQITDGTNLTVCEFLIGLKQFSQLN; encoded by the coding sequence ATGACTCAGAAAGCAATTCAACCAGACGATTTATTTAACATTAGTAGCATCAGTAAATCCGATACTTCCGCTATTATTCTCAAGCTACAGAAAGAAGGAATACTTAGTTTAGATGACACTTTAGAGCAATGGCTACCAGAAGTTATGTCCCAAATTACCGATGGTACAAATCTAACTGTCTGTGAATTCTTAATCGGACTTAAACAATTTTCCCAACTTAATTGA
- a CDS encoding Coq4 family protein produces MKINFKKLYLAYQISKNHERVGDFVLLKADAFGAQANPEIEAKMMQVQGYYPEIDLEELKQLSSGTLGYEYARYMEENQLTPLKVSPEMSELAERNVFALRYAVTHDIFHILLGFDTSYAGEIGVLAFAAEQNYSRTLKLSLFPAILIYSVVAPTQLKAMFANLRQGKQMAKRSKFLLNYRFEDHWTKPIAKLRSELNLA; encoded by the coding sequence ATGAAAATCAATTTTAAAAAACTATATCTTGCTTATCAAATATCCAAAAATCACGAACGAGTAGGAGATTTTGTCTTGTTAAAAGCGGATGCTTTTGGCGCACAAGCTAATCCTGAAATAGAAGCAAAAATGATGCAGGTGCAAGGATACTATCCAGAAATCGATCTCGAAGAACTCAAACAACTATCATCAGGAACTTTGGGTTATGAATATGCTCGATATATGGAAGAAAATCAATTAACCCCGTTAAAAGTTAGTCCAGAAATGAGCGAACTTGCCGAGCGTAATGTCTTTGCTCTCAGATATGCCGTAACGCACGATATCTTTCATATTTTACTAGGATTTGATACCAGTTACGCTGGAGAAATTGGAGTGTTGGCTTTCGCTGCGGAACAAAACTATAGTCGTACGCTTAAATTAAGTTTGTTTCCCGCTATTTTAATTTACTCTGTTGTTGCGCCAACCCAATTAAAAGCCATGTTCGCCAATCTTCGCCAAGGTAAACAAATGGCAAAGAGATCTAAGTTTTTACTCAATTATCGTTTTGAAGATCATTGGACGAAACCGATCGCCAAGCTGCGGTCTGAACTAAATTTAGCATGA
- a CDS encoding TrkH family potassium uptake protein: protein MTIARTICIGFLTLIVIGTLLLMMPFATVSGTWNSFIVALFTSTSAVCVTGLAVVDTGSDFSFWGQLTILLLIQIGGLGYMMTTTFLMLLLGRKFDLRQKFAIQESFDRPFLQGSNNLVRSIIATTMIFEITGIFLLLRTFVPQYGWSKGLWYSIFHSISAWNNAGFSLYSDSLVGYRSSWIINLIIPGLVIFGGIGYQVIIEMYLWLKNVIQRKSERFCFSLNFKVVVSTTILLLILGTIAFFLTELNNPATLESLSFKDKFLAAWFQSMTTRTAGFNSIDLGKMTTAGLFITMGFMFIGASPSGTGGGIKTTTFRILYNSTKSVLQGKNDVVLYQREVPSTLILKAVAVVFGTAASIVLVTILITSIEHHFDLLPVLFEVISAFATVGLSTGITSSFAVASKVLLVLAMYFGRVSILIVIAAIIGDPSPSSLHYPEENLLVG from the coding sequence ATGACTATTGCTCGGACAATTTGTATAGGGTTTCTGACACTAATTGTGATTGGAACACTACTATTAATGATGCCCTTTGCCACTGTTTCCGGAACCTGGAACAGTTTTATAGTGGCTTTGTTTACCTCGACTTCCGCTGTCTGTGTAACAGGTTTAGCGGTAGTAGATACAGGGAGTGATTTTTCTTTCTGGGGACAGCTAACTATTCTCTTGTTGATTCAGATTGGTGGTTTAGGATACATGATGACCACCACTTTTTTGATGTTACTTTTGGGCAGAAAATTTGACCTGAGACAAAAGTTTGCGATTCAAGAGTCATTTGATCGTCCTTTTTTGCAGGGTAGTAATAACCTCGTGCGTTCAATTATTGCCACCACGATGATTTTTGAAATTACTGGCATCTTTTTATTACTACGTACCTTTGTTCCCCAATACGGTTGGTCAAAAGGTCTATGGTATTCAATTTTTCACAGTATCAGTGCTTGGAACAATGCTGGCTTTAGCCTTTACTCCGATAGTTTGGTTGGTTATCGTTCTTCTTGGATAATTAATCTAATTATTCCTGGCTTAGTTATTTTCGGTGGTATTGGCTATCAAGTAATTATTGAAATGTATTTATGGTTAAAAAATGTAATTCAACGTAAGTCAGAAAGATTTTGCTTTTCCCTTAACTTCAAGGTAGTTGTTAGTACCACTATCCTATTACTAATCCTCGGAACGATCGCTTTTTTCCTAACCGAGTTAAATAATCCGGCAACGTTAGAATCTTTGAGTTTCAAAGATAAATTCTTGGCTGCTTGGTTTCAATCAATGACTACCAGAACAGCGGGATTTAATAGTATTGATCTGGGTAAGATGACCACTGCGGGTTTATTTATTACGATGGGATTTATGTTTATTGGTGCTAGTCCTAGTGGTACAGGGGGTGGGATCAAAACAACAACTTTTAGAATTTTATATAACAGTACCAAGTCAGTACTACAGGGAAAAAACGATGTGGTTTTGTATCAAAGAGAAGTCCCTAGTACTTTAATTTTAAAAGCAGTAGCGGTAGTATTTGGAACTGCTGCATCAATTGTCTTAGTAACAATTCTGATAACTTCGATTGAACATCATTTTGATTTATTACCCGTCTTATTTGAAGTTATCTCTGCTTTCGCTACTGTAGGATTGTCTACAGGCATTACCAGTAGTTTTGCCGTCGCTTCCAAGGTGCTTTTAGTATTAGCAATGTATTTTGGTAGAGTAAGCATTTTAATTGTAATTGCTGCCATCATTGGCGATCCCAGCCCTAGTAGTCTGCATTATCCAGAGGAAAATCTGCTGGTTGGTTAA
- a CDS encoding glycosyltransferase, with protein MEFANVEPLVGVIIPTYNCDRYIEQAIESVLQQEGCTYEIIVIDDGSTDSTEKILAPYTERYSDRFRYIRQKNQGVAAARNHGIAVARADLIAFLDADDYFLPGKLARQAEILTKRPDLGIVHSGWQRVDMQGNKLLDVCPWEQIPELDLENWLRWKPVLPSAMMFRREWLQYVGGFDKRFPPAEDTDLVLKLALHGCKTTWLRQITVGYRQHGESAMHKGLPQARSLCAVTDNFFAQPNLPGNVRLMEQSVRYGTLVWIAWYLHHTGHHQETTEYLQQAWEYRPHSGMETVINWIESFAEFARNWGVEFDVNNLTSSEEWQELIQWIIQTTSIGGQNTELII; from the coding sequence ATGGAATTTGCTAATGTCGAACCCCTTGTCGGTGTAATTATTCCTACTTACAATTGCGATCGCTATATTGAACAGGCTATTGAAAGTGTCTTACAGCAAGAGGGTTGTACTTATGAGATCATTGTTATTGACGATGGTTCAACAGATTCCACAGAGAAAATTCTCGCACCATATACAGAACGATACAGCGATCGCTTTCGCTATATTCGACAAAAAAATCAGGGAGTAGCTGCGGCTCGTAATCATGGAATAGCAGTGGCTAGAGCTGACTTAATTGCTTTCCTAGATGCCGATGATTACTTTTTACCAGGCAAACTGGCGCGTCAAGCGGAAATTCTCACCAAGAGACCCGATCTGGGAATTGTCCATAGTGGCTGGCAACGGGTAGATATGCAGGGAAATAAATTGCTAGATGTATGTCCCTGGGAACAAATCCCCGAACTGGATTTAGAAAATTGGCTGAGGTGGAAACCTGTCTTGCCCAGTGCAATGATGTTTCGTCGTGAATGGCTTCAGTATGTAGGGGGGTTCGATAAACGTTTTCCTCCTGCCGAAGACACCGATCTGGTTCTAAAACTAGCTTTGCACGGTTGTAAAACCACTTGGCTACGTCAAATTACAGTTGGCTATCGTCAGCATGGGGAAAGTGCGATGCATAAAGGTCTCCCTCAGGCTCGCTCTTTATGTGCTGTGACTGATAATTTTTTTGCTCAACCAAATTTACCGGGTAATGTAAGGCTGATGGAGCAATCTGTGCGCTACGGTACATTGGTATGGATTGCTTGGTATCTGCACCATACAGGACATCACCAAGAAACAACAGAATATCTCCAACAGGCTTGGGAATATCGTCCTCATTCTGGGATGGAAACTGTAATCAATTGGATTGAAAGTTTTGCTGAATTTGCCCGTAATTGGGGAGTTGAATTTGATGTCAATAATTTAACTAGCTCTGAAGAATGGCAGGAGCTAATTCAATGGATTATTCAAACGACCAGTATCGGTGGACAGAACACAGAACTTATTATATAG
- a CDS encoding DM13 domain-containing protein: protein MKVTVMKLMNLQTIGLTSALILTTVGSALIVPEVKANSLGESTQSVAVKKTSTNSFVSVGGHKTTGQVKIISANGQKYLEFDSTFATDNGPDLKVVLHRDSSVGAGIEEGSYITLAPLQSINGMQRYLIPNNSDLDTYSSVAIWCQQFNVTFGYAPLPDTANVSG from the coding sequence ATGAAAGTTACAGTTATGAAATTGATGAATTTACAGACTATTGGTTTGACCTCTGCTCTAATACTAACTACTGTTGGCAGCGCTTTGATTGTACCAGAAGTCAAAGCTAACTCTTTAGGAGAGTCCACTCAATCTGTTGCAGTTAAAAAGACTAGTACCAATAGTTTTGTTTCTGTAGGAGGACACAAAACCACCGGTCAAGTCAAAATTATTAGTGCAAATGGACAAAAATATTTAGAATTTGATTCTACTTTTGCAACAGACAATGGTCCAGATTTAAAAGTAGTGTTACACCGTGATAGTTCTGTAGGTGCTGGTATTGAGGAAGGCAGCTACATTACTCTAGCTCCATTACAAAGTATTAATGGTATGCAACGCTATCTAATCCCCAATAATTCAGATTTAGACACATATTCCTCAGTAGCTATTTGGTGCCAACAGTTTAATGTTACTTTTGGCTATGCTCCTTTGCCCGATACAGCTAATGTAAGCGGATAG
- a CDS encoding pentapeptide repeat-containing protein has translation MSIFSSYLSRSKDNKVEYAALDKFNLTDVDLSGSNLTRACLSGAKFQKTNMRRVDFLYADISQTPFFSAFNY, from the coding sequence ATCTCTATTTTTTCCTCTTATCTCTCTAGGTCTAAAGATAACAAGGTTGAATATGCTGCTTTAGATAAGTTTAATTTAACCGACGTTGATTTAAGTGGGTCTAATCTAACAAGAGCTTGTTTGTCTGGTGCTAAATTTCAAAAAACCAACATGAGAAGAGTTGATTTTTTATATGCTGATATCAGTCAAACTCCTTTCTTTTCGGCATTTAATTATTGA